From Kamptonema formosum PCC 6407, a single genomic window includes:
- a CDS encoding Uma2 family endonuclease, protein MFANQKKFYISPKDYLEGERQSPIKHEYRCGHVYAMTGAKNPHVLLSLSLASLLRIHLLDTNCQVFMADTKVRIEEADCYYYPDVAVTCDERDTDSTEDFILYPSLIIEVLSPSTAIFDRNEKFADYQNLSSLQEYVLVNQSQVRIECFRLNAEGLWVSQTYEQGDELHLASVNFSCPMSEIYRKIPGIDNE, encoded by the coding sequence ATGTTTGCTAATCAAAAAAAATTCTACATTTCCCCCAAAGACTATCTAGAAGGTGAGCGGCAAAGTCCGATTAAACATGAGTATCGGTGCGGGCACGTCTATGCGATGACTGGTGCTAAGAATCCTCATGTACTCCTTTCTCTGAGCTTAGCAAGTCTGCTAAGGATTCATCTACTAGATACTAATTGTCAGGTTTTCATGGCAGATACAAAAGTCAGAATTGAAGAAGCTGATTGCTATTACTATCCTGATGTAGCGGTGACTTGCGATGAAAGAGATACAGATTCTACGGAAGATTTTATTCTCTATCCTTCTCTAATTATTGAAGTGCTGTCTCCATCAACGGCAATTTTTGACAGAAATGAGAAATTTGCAGACTATCAAAATTTATCCAGCTTACAGGAATATGTGCTAGTCAATCAATCTCAGGTTAGGATCGAGTGTTTTCGTCTCAATGCTGAGGGACTTTGGGTTTCTCAGACTTATGAACAGGGAGATGAGTTACACTTAGCTAGTGTAAATTTTAGCTGCCCGATGAGCGAAATTTATCGCAAAATTCCGGGAATAGATAATGAATAA
- a CDS encoding ATP-dependent DNA ligase encodes MEYIEYIESKRKAAKKISADIRERWNNRIVTRGLHLLGEQGALQYLADYGRGIGTAKVVSFALCAESEGYPEIAAGFWQKAFELETGQKALVSNWENSSASEITKKPKSSTQPKFVNNIDIIPELPPHLQPGRIVTMQAVDAPSERSYYIENSDYWGQPKRDGNRVVVIATKDKIYYQSRSTRLRQQPSIEIEIRLLEAATKLGSFVLDGELYYKSVTGSEHRTGSQAATVNIESGFPTIHPHVVYGIFKSLFFKGNDLTQVTESDRIAAGVVIGELLAANSQEFEIVPTFRTLEEKALLARQQETENREGEIWILHNCRYVGGKDVRTFPMVRTKYCLELDLLIVGLTNTKVAGRPFSAIEVAREIEGKLVPVGTVGTGFSMEEMEEISRRYAANPHGVKIKVRSQGLTESGLLWHARFLEFSP; translated from the coding sequence ATGGAATACATCGAATATATCGAATCAAAGCGAAAAGCCGCAAAGAAAATCAGTGCTGATATTCGAGAAAGGTGGAACAACCGCATCGTTACTAGAGGATTACACCTATTAGGAGAACAAGGTGCTTTGCAGTATTTAGCTGATTATGGACGCGGAATAGGTACTGCGAAAGTTGTTAGTTTTGCACTATGTGCGGAATCAGAAGGATACCCAGAGATAGCGGCTGGATTTTGGCAGAAAGCATTTGAGTTGGAGACAGGACAAAAGGCGCTTGTTTCTAATTGGGAAAATAGTTCTGCTTCCGAAATTACTAAAAAACCTAAATCTAGCACGCAACCAAAATTTGTCAATAATATTGATATTATACCCGAATTACCGCCACATTTACAACCAGGAAGAATCGTCACAATGCAGGCAGTAGATGCACCCAGCGAACGCTCTTATTATATAGAAAATTCTGACTATTGGGGTCAGCCAAAACGCGATGGCAATCGAGTAGTTGTAATTGCCACCAAAGATAAAATTTACTATCAATCCCGTTCGACTCGATTGCGACAACAGCCATCAATTGAAATTGAGATTAGATTGCTTGAAGCAGCAACTAAACTAGGATCGTTTGTTTTAGATGGGGAATTATATTATAAAAGCGTTACTGGCAGCGAACATCGAACAGGTTCTCAGGCTGCAACTGTTAATATTGAAAGTGGTTTTCCTACTATTCATCCGCACGTAGTTTATGGCATTTTCAAATCTCTTTTCTTTAAGGGAAATGACCTAACTCAGGTTACAGAGTCAGACAGAATTGCAGCAGGTGTTGTCATTGGTGAATTGCTTGCTGCTAATTCCCAAGAATTTGAAATTGTACCGACATTTCGCACCTTAGAAGAGAAAGCTTTACTGGCACGCCAGCAGGAAACAGAGAACAGAGAAGGAGAAATCTGGATTTTGCATAACTGCCGCTATGTGGGAGGAAAAGATGTCCGCACCTTCCCAATGGTGAGAACTAAATACTGTCTTGAACTCGATTTATTAATCGTAGGGCTGACTAATACAAAAGTTGCAGGGCGACCATTTAGTGCAATTGAAGTTGCACGAGAAATTGAGGGTAAATTAGTCCCTGTGGGAACGGTTGGGACTGGTTTTAGCATGGAAGAAATGGAGGAAATTTCCCGACGCTATGCTGCCAATCCTCACGGTGTTAAAATAAAAGTGCGATCGCAAGGCTTGACAGAAAGTGGACTACTTTGGCACGCTCGATTTCTTGAGTTTAGTCCATAA
- a CDS encoding GAF domain-containing hybrid sensor histidine kinase/response regulator, translating into MSILTHPTLTRTLPVETFDAICQLLQQMAQIPGTLLLRENAIAATEFTAEFPQHFAIFISEKFSALLWVKEEVQSGRDVCDLPNQKSKIKNPIVSNTLLNVGLTFAPEVIAAFGYKLCDLHIAAGAKLLRNIDIYAMRMALKNIKSNDANVQSEFTLQLLEIISLNCCVNSPLSPSGCKSIEDSCHPQLEQERLLNQVTTQIRDSLELPVILSTAVQQLRQFLQVDRLLIYQFEHRQKTTENIENNPPTKNSVKQASQPLFGRVNYEALANEKIASVLYLSEGSACFPDVPNYQEKYRKGITIGVADIETTYSDRPCFLEFMRSCQVRAKLVVPIIVQEELWGLLIAHQCFEVREWEESKKTFLRQIAEHLAIAICQAELYAELQQQKHTLEQRVIERTQELQDALAAAQSASLAKSEFLATMSHELRTPLTCVIGISATLLRWCCGNEANTKIPPSKQKNYLQTIHDSGKKLLDLIEDILDLSQVEAGNTALKISEFSLSQVAYLTVADLKEQAAAKHIAIAIEQQIEPGHERFVGDQRRIKQILFNLLTNAIKFTPKGGRVTLRVSVKGEKSIAELRQNSIKSGGNIAVFQVEDTGIGIAKEQQSLLFQKFKQLDSPYRREYSGIGLGLALTKHLVELHGGAIEVKSTVGVGSIFTAFIPVQNVKKIERVANRKEEQTDSLFISQSSALQGCLVVIEENEEIAALICDIMTAAGLQVVWMIEGSTAVEQIKLFQPIVVIVDMRLPGIDGYEIIHQLRNLSANYAQGLKILALTNKTMLSDQKAAMNAGADDYLNKPVQPEELLHKIANLLITNG; encoded by the coding sequence ATGTCTATTCTTACACATCCAACATTAACTCGGACTTTACCTGTAGAAACCTTTGATGCTATTTGCCAACTATTACAGCAAATGGCTCAAATTCCAGGTACATTACTGCTTAGGGAAAATGCAATCGCCGCAACTGAATTTACCGCTGAGTTCCCCCAACACTTTGCAATATTTATTTCGGAAAAATTTAGCGCCCTATTGTGGGTGAAGGAAGAGGTGCAGAGTGGGAGAGATGTCTGCGATCTCCCCAATCAAAAATCAAAAATCAAAAATCCAATAGTCTCCAATACCTTGTTAAATGTCGGGTTGACTTTCGCTCCAGAAGTAATCGCTGCTTTTGGTTATAAACTATGCGATCTTCACATAGCAGCAGGGGCAAAACTGCTAAGAAATATTGACATTTATGCCATGAGAATGGCGCTAAAAAATATAAAATCTAATGATGCTAATGTCCAGAGTGAATTTACCTTGCAATTGCTAGAAATTATTTCCTTAAATTGCTGTGTAAATTCTCCCCTCTCTCCTTCCGGGTGCAAATCTATAGAAGATTCCTGTCACCCGCAACTCGAACAAGAACGACTTTTAAATCAGGTAACAACTCAGATTCGGGATAGTTTAGAATTGCCAGTGATTTTGTCAACGGCAGTCCAGCAGTTGCGACAATTTTTGCAAGTCGATCGTCTATTAATTTATCAATTTGAACACCGACAAAAAACTACCGAAAATATTGAAAATAATCCTCCTACTAAAAACTCCGTCAAACAGGCTTCACAGCCACTCTTTGGTCGTGTTAATTATGAAGCTTTGGCGAATGAAAAAATCGCTTCTGTACTTTACTTATCTGAAGGATCGGCTTGTTTTCCCGATGTACCCAACTATCAAGAGAAATATCGCAAAGGAATTACTATCGGTGTCGCAGATATCGAAACTACCTACAGCGATCGCCCCTGTTTTTTAGAGTTTATGCGCTCGTGTCAGGTACGAGCTAAGTTAGTAGTACCGATTATAGTTCAAGAAGAACTTTGGGGGCTACTGATTGCCCACCAGTGTTTTGAGGTACGCGAGTGGGAAGAAAGTAAAAAAACATTTCTGAGACAAATTGCAGAACACTTGGCGATCGCAATTTGCCAAGCTGAACTCTATGCAGAGTTGCAGCAGCAAAAACATACCCTAGAACAGCGGGTAATTGAGCGCACCCAGGAACTCCAAGATGCACTAGCTGCGGCCCAATCAGCGAGTCTTGCCAAAAGTGAATTCTTAGCAACTATGAGTCATGAATTACGGACTCCTCTCACCTGCGTAATTGGTATTTCCGCTACTCTCCTACGTTGGTGTTGTGGCAATGAAGCTAATACCAAGATTCCTCCTTCCAAGCAGAAAAATTACTTACAAACTATTCATGATAGCGGCAAAAAGTTGTTGGATTTAATCGAAGATATTCTAGATTTATCCCAAGTAGAAGCTGGGAATACGGCATTAAAAATCAGTGAATTTTCCCTATCTCAAGTAGCTTATTTAACTGTAGCCGATCTCAAGGAACAAGCAGCAGCTAAACACATAGCAATCGCGATTGAACAGCAAATTGAACCCGGTCACGAGCGCTTTGTAGGCGACCAGCGTAGAATTAAACAAATCCTCTTCAATCTATTGACAAATGCCATTAAGTTTACCCCAAAAGGGGGGCGAGTAACCCTCCGGGTTTCCGTAAAAGGTGAAAAATCTATAGCCGAATTGCGTCAAAATAGCATTAAATCGGGTGGAAATATTGCTGTTTTCCAAGTAGAAGATACTGGCATTGGCATTGCTAAAGAGCAGCAATCTTTACTCTTTCAGAAATTTAAGCAGTTAGATTCACCTTACCGCCGCGAATATAGCGGTATTGGTTTAGGTTTAGCCTTAACTAAACACCTAGTAGAATTACATGGCGGCGCGATCGAAGTTAAATCTACTGTCGGCGTTGGCTCTATTTTTACAGCATTTATTCCAGTTCAAAATGTCAAAAAAATTGAGCGAGTTGCAAATAGGAAAGAGGAACAGACAGATTCATTATTTATCTCTCAATCTTCTGCTTTGCAAGGTTGTCTGGTTGTAATTGAAGAAAACGAGGAAATTGCCGCGCTTATTTGCGATATTATGACAGCAGCAGGACTGCAAGTAGTGTGGATGATTGAAGGTTCTACTGCGGTAGAACAAATTAAATTGTTTCAGCCTATAGTTGTAATTGTTGATATGCGCTTGCCTGGAATAGATGGTTATGAAATTATCCATCAGTTGAGAAACCTCAGCGCCAATTATGCTCAAGGTCTCAAAATTCTAGCTTTAACAAATAAGACAATGCTATCCGATCAAAAGGCAGCCATGAATGCAGGTGCAGATGATTATTTGAATAAACCTGTGCAGCCAGAGGAATTATTACATAAGATCGCGAATTTGCTAATAACTAATGGCTAA
- a CDS encoding Uma2 family endonuclease codes for MFANQKKFYISPEDYLEGERQSPIKHEYRRGHVYAMTGAKNPHVRLSVKLVSLLENHLDDTNCLVFMADTKVRIEEADCYYYPDVAVTCDERDTNSTEDFILYPSLIIEVLSPSTAIFDRNEKFADYQNLSSLQEYVLVNQSQVRIECFRLNAEGIWVSQTYEQGDELHLASVNFSCPMSEIYRKIPGVIPD; via the coding sequence ATGTTTGCTAATCAAAAAAAATTCTACATTTCCCCCGAAGACTATCTAGAAGGTGAACGGCAAAGTCCGATTAAACATGAGTATCGACGCGGCCACGTCTATGCGATGACGGGCGCTAAGAACCCCCATGTACGCCTCTCTGTTAAATTAGTAAGTTTGTTAGAAAATCATCTTGATGATACGAACTGCCTTGTTTTCATGGCAGATACGAAAGTCAGAATTGAAGAAGCTGATTGCTATTACTATCCTGATGTAGCGGTGACTTGCGATGAAAGGGATACAAATTCTACGGAAGATTTTATTCTCTATCCTTCCCTAATTATTGAGGTGCTGTCTCCATCAACGGCAATTTTTGACAGAAATGAGAAATTTGCAGACTATCAAAATTTATCAAGCTTGCAGGAATATGTGCTAGTCAATCAATCTCAGGTTAGGATCGAGTGTTTTCGTCTCAATGCTGAGGGAATTTGGGTTTCTCAGACTTATGAACAGGGAGATGAGTTACACTTAGCTAGTGTAAATTTTAGCTGCCCGATGAGCGAAATTTATCGCAAAATTCCGGGTGTAATTCCCGACTAA
- a CDS encoding glutaredoxin family protein, with product MRLILYNKPGCHLCEGLQEKLEQIKNLKFELEIRDITTREDWFQAYQYEVPLLFKVQPSHTHSTGDAASSPEQLLPRLSPRCSVAQLEQMLQKYLQIPDAE from the coding sequence ATGCGATTAATTTTGTACAACAAACCTGGTTGCCATTTATGCGAAGGGTTGCAAGAAAAACTAGAACAGATTAAAAATCTGAAATTTGAACTAGAAATTCGGGATATCACTACGCGCGAAGATTGGTTTCAAGCTTACCAGTACGAAGTCCCACTCCTGTTTAAAGTTCAGCCTTCGCATACACATTCCACAGGCGACGCTGCATCTAGCCCAGAACAACTGTTACCCCGGCTTTCCCCCCGTTGCAGTGTCGCGCAATTGGAACAAATGTTACAGAAATATTTACAGATTCCCGATGCAGAATAA
- the sbcD gene encoding exonuclease subunit SbcD: MIKILHVSDIHMGSGLSHGKTNPETGLNTRLEDFTSTLGRCMDRAISEPVDLVIFGGDAFPDATPPPFVKEAFARQFSRLVEAQIPTVLLVGNHDQHSQGQGGASLGIYRTLGVPGFIVGDRLELHRIQTRNGPVQVITLPWLTRSTLMARSETEGFSLDDVNKLLADRLRVAIEGEIRRLDSEVPTILLAHLMADRANLGAERFLAVGKGFNIPLSMLTRPCFDYVALGHVHKHQNLNKSNDPPVIYPGSIERVDFSEEKEDKGFVLVELERGRATWEFCPLPVRDFCTIKVDVSQAQNPQVEILKAIEKKEIKDAVVRLIYQLRSDQLNTIENAELHSALKEAHSYTIQPELLSQLARPRLPELDSSNSIDPLEALKTYLDSREDLKEIAENMLEAANSLLDREEEPILELSKGT; the protein is encoded by the coding sequence ATGATTAAAATTCTTCACGTCTCAGACATCCACATGGGAAGCGGGTTATCTCATGGAAAAACTAATCCAGAAACGGGTTTAAATACGCGGCTGGAAGATTTTACTAGCACTCTAGGGCGCTGTATGGATAGGGCAATTTCTGAGCCAGTTGATTTGGTTATATTTGGCGGAGATGCTTTCCCTGACGCTACGCCGCCGCCATTTGTAAAAGAAGCTTTTGCCCGCCAATTTAGCCGCTTAGTCGAGGCTCAAATTCCGACAGTATTGCTAGTAGGAAATCACGACCAACATTCCCAAGGACAGGGAGGCGCGAGTTTAGGAATTTACCGCACTTTGGGAGTGCCAGGATTTATTGTAGGCGATCGCCTAGAACTCCATCGCATCCAAACCCGCAACGGCCCAGTACAAGTTATAACCCTTCCCTGGCTTACCCGTTCTACCTTAATGGCGCGATCGGAAACCGAAGGTTTTTCCCTCGACGATGTTAACAAATTACTAGCCGATCGCCTTAGAGTTGCGATCGAAGGTGAAATCCGCCGCCTCGACTCAGAAGTACCAACCATATTACTCGCTCACTTGATGGCAGATCGAGCCAATCTCGGCGCTGAACGTTTTTTAGCCGTTGGAAAAGGCTTTAACATCCCCCTGTCAATGCTGACTCGTCCCTGTTTCGACTATGTAGCCCTCGGTCACGTCCACAAACATCAGAATCTTAACAAATCTAACGACCCTCCCGTAATCTATCCCGGTAGCATAGAACGAGTTGATTTTAGCGAAGAAAAAGAAGACAAAGGTTTTGTCTTAGTTGAACTAGAGCGTGGAAGGGCCACTTGGGAATTTTGCCCTTTGCCAGTACGGGATTTTTGCACCATTAAAGTTGATGTATCCCAAGCACAAAATCCTCAAGTAGAAATACTCAAAGCAATTGAGAAAAAGGAGATTAAAGACGCGGTAGTGCGGTTAATTTACCAGTTGCGATCGGATCAATTAAACACTATCGAAAATGCAGAACTGCACAGCGCTTTGAAGGAAGCTCACAGCTACACCATTCAACCAGAATTGCTCAGTCAACTTGCTAGACCTCGCTTGCCAGAGCTGGATTCCAGCAACAGCATCGACCCCTTGGAAGCACTGAAAACTTATCTAGACAGTCGGGAAGACCTCAAAGAGATAGCAGAGAATATGTTAGAGGCAGCCAACAGCTTGCTCGATCGCGAAGAGGAACCAATACTGGAGTTAAGTAAAGGAACATAA
- the cysH gene encoding phosphoadenosine phosphosulfate reductase, with protein sequence MTQSTASPISVANIDLDELNQKFNLAHPREILAWCVENIPTGLVQTSAFNVDDMVITDILYRELKPQVPVPVMFLETLHHFPQTLELVAKAKALYNLNLQIYQNLDVDSREAFAAKYGEALWDSDIAQFHHLTKIEPLQRGLNELNTVAWITGRRRDQAVTRADMPVFEVDSLNRLKVNPIASWTRKETWAYVMEHGVIYNPLHDQGYLSIGDEPITTPVAEGEDERAGRWRGTGKTECGIHI encoded by the coding sequence ATGACTCAATCTACAGCATCTCCAATCTCAGTTGCCAACATTGACCTAGACGAACTGAACCAAAAGTTTAACTTAGCCCATCCCAGAGAAATTCTGGCTTGGTGTGTTGAGAATATCCCCACAGGATTAGTGCAAACTAGCGCCTTCAATGTCGATGACATGGTAATCACGGATATTCTCTACCGCGAACTTAAGCCACAAGTTCCAGTACCGGTCATGTTTTTAGAGACTTTGCATCACTTTCCCCAAACTTTGGAGTTAGTCGCAAAGGCCAAAGCACTCTACAACCTGAATCTCCAAATTTACCAGAATCTAGATGTGGACTCCCGCGAAGCTTTTGCTGCTAAATATGGCGAAGCTCTTTGGGACAGCGATATTGCACAATTCCACCATCTCACTAAAATTGAACCTCTGCAACGGGGTCTCAATGAATTGAATACTGTCGCCTGGATTACCGGCCGCAGGCGGGATCAGGCTGTTACTCGTGCGGATATGCCTGTGTTTGAAGTTGACTCCCTAAATCGCCTCAAAGTTAATCCTATAGCCTCTTGGACGCGCAAGGAAACTTGGGCTTATGTGATGGAACATGGGGTAATTTATAATCCTTTGCACGACCAAGGCTATCTCAGCATTGGCGATGAACCGATTACAACGCCTGTAGCAGAAGGCGAAGATGAACGCGCTGGCCGCTGGCGTGGTACTGGCAAAACTGAATGCGGTATTCACATTTAA
- a CDS encoding cytochrome b, whose amino-acid sequence MIFSKEAIKPRLNSAFKQLMSIHWVMGCCYLLLFTTGTFMANVSRETPLRGELYDFHKAMGVLVMGLLTWRILILLQVWRRKYTRSLPKLSREWMQKFLLHSALYLFMFALPVSGFFFSNSYKNNNVHFLGFTLPDIFPQNSALVDLGRSLHFWLAYTFLAFIVLHIMAQWKVIRANWRRFKGMLKANLVSRKS is encoded by the coding sequence ATGATTTTCAGCAAAGAGGCAATTAAACCTAGACTTAATTCGGCTTTTAAGCAATTAATGTCTATACACTGGGTAATGGGGTGTTGCTACCTGTTGCTGTTTACAACAGGTACATTTATGGCGAATGTGTCCCGCGAGACTCCACTCCGGGGAGAATTGTATGATTTTCATAAGGCAATGGGTGTCTTAGTTATGGGTCTTTTGACCTGGAGAATCTTGATTTTACTTCAGGTATGGCGGCGTAAATATACTCGCAGTTTGCCAAAGCTTAGTCGGGAGTGGATGCAGAAGTTTTTATTACATTCTGCGCTGTATTTATTTATGTTTGCACTTCCAGTGAGCGGTTTCTTTTTTTCAAATTCATATAAAAACAACAATGTCCATTTTCTGGGTTTTACTCTCCCCGACATATTCCCCCAAAATTCTGCTTTAGTGGACTTAGGTAGAAGTTTGCACTTTTGGTTGGCTTATACATTTCTGGCGTTTATTGTGTTACATATCATGGCACAGTGGAAGGTTATCCGTGCTAACTGGAGGCGTTTTAAAGGGATGTTAAAAGCAAATTTGGTTTCCAGAAAATCATGA
- a CDS encoding UDP-N-acetylmuramoyl-L-alanyl-D-glutamate--2,6-diaminopimelate ligase codes for MKLKELLATIPNISLSISHPALDSQVKGLATNSHACQPGDLFLGMPGTRVDGGDFWQGAIASGAIAALVSTQAAEKALEQGSGGAGERGSGGAGERGSEGEVPCIIPVVDMTQACAHIATAFYGYPGNQLKLVGVTGTNGKTTTTHLIEFLLSKAELPTALFGTLYTRWPGFQETAIHTTPFAVELQKQLAAAVEAGSKFGIMEVSSHALAQSRVLGCPFEVAVFTNLTQDHLDYHRDMEDYFNAKALLFSSNYLKGRAIVNADDAYGRRIIDSLNSEQVWSYSTNDSKADLWASDLKYEPNGVKGILHTPKGEADFYLPLVGQYNLSNLLAAVGAGLHLGLELSAIVLNLPEFPGVPGRVEKVQISPVQDISVIVDYAHTPDSLENLLKASRPFIPGRMICVFGCGGDRDRTKRPKMGKIVAELADVTVVTSDNPRTEDPERILQDVLTGIAPEVKPLVIGDRAQAIRTAILEAKPGDGVLIAGKGHEDYQILGTEKIHFDDREQARLALNERMK; via the coding sequence ATGAAACTTAAAGAATTATTAGCAACAATTCCAAATATTTCCCTTTCTATCTCTCACCCCGCCCTCGACTCCCAGGTAAAGGGTTTGGCGACTAATTCCCATGCTTGTCAACCGGGAGATTTATTTTTAGGAATGCCAGGGACGCGGGTAGACGGAGGAGATTTTTGGCAAGGTGCGATCGCTTCTGGTGCGATCGCCGCCCTAGTTTCCACTCAAGCAGCAGAGAAAGCTCTTGAGCAGGGGAGCGGGGGAGCAGGGGAGCGGGGGAGCGGGGGAGCAGGGGAGCGGGGGAGCGAGGGGGAGGTTCCTTGTATTATCCCCGTCGTTGATATGACACAAGCTTGCGCCCACATCGCTACTGCTTTTTATGGCTACCCTGGAAATCAGCTCAAACTTGTTGGCGTTACGGGTACTAACGGCAAAACTACGACTACTCATTTAATCGAATTTTTGCTTAGCAAAGCTGAGTTACCGACTGCACTTTTCGGCACGCTTTACACCCGTTGGCCGGGATTTCAAGAAACAGCAATTCACACGACTCCCTTTGCAGTTGAACTGCAAAAACAGCTAGCAGCAGCAGTAGAAGCTGGCTCTAAGTTTGGGATTATGGAAGTTAGTTCTCACGCTTTAGCACAAAGTCGAGTGCTTGGTTGTCCCTTCGAGGTTGCGGTGTTTACGAATTTAACTCAAGATCACCTTGATTATCACCGCGACATGGAGGATTACTTTAATGCTAAAGCGCTTTTGTTTAGTTCCAATTATCTCAAAGGTCGCGCTATTGTCAACGCTGATGATGCCTACGGGCGGCGGATTATTGACAGCTTAAATTCTGAGCAAGTTTGGAGTTACAGCACTAACGATAGTAAAGCAGATTTATGGGCTTCTGACTTAAAATATGAGCCTAATGGTGTGAAAGGAATACTGCATACTCCCAAAGGTGAAGCTGATTTTTACTTGCCATTGGTAGGTCAGTATAACTTATCAAATTTGCTGGCTGCTGTTGGCGCGGGATTGCATTTAGGTTTAGAATTGAGCGCAATTGTACTCAATTTACCAGAATTTCCCGGAGTACCGGGGCGGGTAGAAAAGGTGCAAATTAGCCCCGTTCAAGATATTAGCGTGATTGTGGATTATGCCCATACTCCCGACAGCTTAGAAAACTTGCTAAAAGCGTCGCGGCCGTTTATTCCGGGGCGGATGATTTGCGTGTTTGGATGCGGTGGCGATCGCGATCGTACCAAGCGCCCGAAAATGGGTAAAATCGTGGCAGAATTGGCAGATGTAACTGTTGTCACCTCTGACAATCCCCGCACTGAAGACCCAGAGCGAATTTTGCAAGACGTTTTAACAGGAATAGCCCCTGAAGTTAAGCCGCTAGTTATTGGCGATCGCGCTCAAGCAATTCGCACAGCTATTCTCGAAGCCAAACCTGGAGATGGCGTATTAATTGCAGGAAAAGGTCACGAAGATTATCAAATTCTGGGCACTGAAAAAATCCACTTCGACGACAGAGAACAGGCGAGATTAGCCCTAAATGAAAGAATGAAATAA
- a CDS encoding tetratricopeptide repeat protein, which produces MKVKILAVNSRSRSSREQEISPCDRGTAFGEIIYGCYPRTFCPQASPLRVYLLKPLLITIALLAPLTLPVPANADSKLAIAPLLPNRQLAGEFQQAARKDIELLDVNDYRRQAVEKLSNEDFQGALKDLNEVIRLDPTDAYAYFLRGTIRYILKDYQGTIEDYNQVLKLDPNNILVYGFRGDLYSQLGEYQAAIEDYSQVIKLDPNNSSVYLNRGLIRDTIKDYQGAIEDYNQLLKLDPNNSMAYNNRCYTRARGLGDYQGAIADCNESIRLDPENAYAYASRCYTRAGLGDTKAIEDCDRALELNSEYAGGYEDRALARSILEDKSGAIADLKQAAKLYKEQEKMFDYKRVQEILKQLQR; this is translated from the coding sequence ATGAAAGTAAAAATTCTAGCCGTTAATTCGCGATCGCGCAGCAGCCGAGAGCAGGAAATATCCCCATGCGATCGGGGCACAGCCTTCGGGGAGATAATTTATGGTTGCTACCCAAGGACTTTCTGTCCGCAGGCTTCGCCTCTACGAGTATATTTGCTCAAACCACTACTGATAACAATTGCTCTGCTTGCTCCTCTGACACTCCCAGTTCCAGCTAATGCTGATAGTAAATTAGCGATCGCACCTCTGTTACCAAATCGTCAACTCGCGGGAGAATTTCAGCAAGCCGCACGCAAAGATATAGAATTGCTAGATGTTAATGACTACCGAAGACAGGCAGTTGAGAAGTTATCTAACGAAGACTTTCAAGGTGCCCTTAAGGATTTAAACGAAGTAATTAGGCTCGACCCAACTGATGCCTATGCTTATTTCTTGCGGGGTACAATCCGCTACATACTCAAAGATTATCAAGGAACGATTGAGGATTACAATCAGGTGCTCAAACTCGATCCCAATAATATCCTAGTCTATGGATTTCGGGGGGATCTCTACTCTCAATTGGGAGAATATCAGGCAGCAATTGAGGATTATAGTCAGGTAATTAAGCTCGATCCGAACAATTCTAGCGTTTACTTGAACCGAGGCCTGATTCGCGACACCATCAAAGATTATCAGGGAGCAATTGAGGATTACAACCAGTTGCTTAAGCTCGATCCGAACAATTCTATGGCTTACAACAATCGATGCTACACTCGGGCTCGTGGACTGGGAGATTACCAAGGAGCGATCGCAGATTGCAACGAGTCAATTCGTCTCGATCCTGAAAATGCTTATGCCTACGCCAGTCGGTGCTATACTCGCGCTGGGCTGGGAGACACAAAAGCCATTGAGGATTGCGATCGCGCCCTAGAACTCAATTCTGAGTATGCTGGGGGCTATGAAGACAGAGCCCTTGCTCGTTCTATTCTAGAAGACAAATCGGGAGCGATCGCTGATTTGAAACAAGCCGCAAAACTCTACAAGGAACAAGAGAAAATGTTTGATTACAAACGAGTCCAAGAAATACTTAAACAGCTTCAACGTTAG